In the Acidovorax sp. A79 genome, one interval contains:
- a CDS encoding YbaB/EbfC family nucleoid-associated protein yields MFNKGQLAGLMKQAQAMQDNLKKAQDELAFIEVEGESGAGLVKVLMTCKHDVKRITIDPSLLAEDKDMLEDLVAAAFNAAVRKAEETSAEKMGKLTQGMPGLPGGMKFPF; encoded by the coding sequence ATGTTCAACAAAGGACAACTCGCCGGTCTCATGAAGCAAGCCCAGGCGATGCAGGACAACCTCAAGAAGGCGCAGGACGAGCTGGCCTTCATCGAGGTGGAAGGTGAATCGGGTGCCGGCCTGGTGAAGGTGCTGATGACCTGCAAGCACGACGTCAAGCGCATCACCATCGACCCGAGCCTGCTGGCCGAAGACAAGGACATGCTCGAAGACCTGGTGGCTGCGGCGTTCAATGCGGCGGTGCGCAAGGCAGAGGAGACTTCGGCGGAGAAGATGGGCAAGCTGACGCAAGGCATGCCAGGCCTCCCCGGCGGCATGAAATTCCCCTTCTGA
- the recR gene encoding recombination mediator RecR, translating to MSASDSLDVLIQALRRLPGVGVKSAQRMAFHLLQHDREGALALSRALGEAVGTVHHCARCHTFTEAEVCGTCLDPARDATRLCVVETPADQAALERTGAFKGLYFVLMGRLSPLDGIGPKEIGLQKLMGRATDGTVQEVILATNFNAEGEATAHVISEALKSRGLHVTRLARGVPVGSELEYVDLGTIAHALVDRR from the coding sequence ATGTCTGCTTCCGATTCCCTTGATGTCTTGATCCAGGCGCTGCGCCGGTTGCCGGGGGTGGGAGTGAAGTCTGCGCAGCGCATGGCGTTCCATCTGCTGCAGCATGACCGGGAGGGGGCGCTGGCGCTGTCGCGGGCGCTGGGCGAGGCGGTGGGCACCGTGCACCATTGCGCGCGCTGCCACACGTTCACCGAGGCCGAGGTGTGCGGCACCTGCCTGGACCCTGCGCGCGACGCCACGCGGCTGTGCGTGGTGGAGACGCCGGCCGACCAGGCGGCGCTGGAGCGCACGGGGGCGTTCAAGGGGCTGTACTTCGTGCTCATGGGGCGCCTGAGCCCGCTCGACGGCATCGGCCCCAAGGAGATCGGCCTGCAGAAACTCATGGGCCGCGCCACCGATGGCACGGTGCAGGAGGTCATCCTGGCGACCAATTTCAATGCCGAAGGCGAGGCCACGGCCCATGTGATCAGCGAGGCGCTCAAGAGCCGGGGGCTGCACGTGACGCGGCTGGCGCGCGGCGTGCCCGTGGGCAGCGAACTGGAATATGTGGACCTGGGCACGATTGCGCATGCGCTGGTGGACCGCCGCTAG